The Pirellulimonas nuda genome includes a region encoding these proteins:
- a CDS encoding autotransporter outer membrane beta-barrel domain-containing protein: MLAMQTPRSRGVAGAPRPASRSWWRCVAVAGVTVLLANPAQSANQFWQVAGVDDWYGVDGADGLSNNWDNGLGETFVPGAGFDEIGTINNGGTAFVAIMPDGSLSQPNPGGVLLGQGAADSGTLEIRSGGRLTATPWTSDGSNGNIVIGQSGLGVASVARGGTLAGQSLTVGGAAGSSLTLGAGASGTASVQIVGNATLGRTTRVTGPNVNFLAGGNVAFSGQSTLVAEITSQTTHSAIRASGAATLGGALRVEFGGAVTPAVGNTWNLVDAGSVQGGFATIDLSSAPTPTGGGGYKVRTVSGGLGSIVQLSVAQLLTLRVNLDQNRVLLENQGATPVSIDGYSILSSLGALNNSQAVWNSLADQPVAGWEETATSSNAISELRRSGATSINGSFSKDLGTIFAPVYPAFGVDPRDLVLEYREADGSITRGNVVYEGTGVVNNIRLTVDPTTGDAQLKNDSPFQVTIDGFSVISASGSLQPADFDIVSGWENATPTPTALSQLLRSGSVTLNQNAAFNLGDIYNNVSGTRDLQIEFNTPGGPLVGVVTYGPIIATPNLDGDFNGDGSVNAADYTVWRDGLGTTYTQADYNLWKNNFGAGTAVAAITAATVPEPASGAILMLAAVGLMLSRVRAAARPECCAVPSAAPLRGSFR; the protein is encoded by the coding sequence ATGCTCGCTATGCAAACGCCACGCTCTCGCGGTGTTGCCGGAGCCCCTCGCCCCGCAAGCCGGAGCTGGTGGCGTTGTGTTGCCGTTGCCGGCGTGACCGTGCTGCTGGCCAATCCCGCCCAGTCTGCCAACCAGTTCTGGCAGGTCGCCGGTGTGGACGACTGGTACGGCGTCGATGGGGCCGATGGCTTAAGCAACAACTGGGACAACGGGCTCGGGGAGACTTTTGTACCGGGGGCCGGCTTTGACGAAATCGGTACCATCAACAACGGCGGTACTGCATTCGTCGCCATTATGCCAGACGGAAGCCTGTCTCAGCCCAACCCCGGCGGGGTGCTGCTAGGGCAGGGCGCCGCAGACAGCGGGACGCTCGAGATCCGCTCCGGCGGCCGCCTGACCGCGACCCCGTGGACATCCGACGGCTCCAACGGCAACATCGTCATCGGCCAGAGCGGCCTGGGGGTCGCCTCGGTCGCTCGTGGCGGAACGCTTGCCGGCCAATCGCTCACGGTGGGAGGGGCCGCGGGCAGTTCTTTGACGCTGGGCGCGGGCGCCAGCGGCACGGCGTCGGTGCAGATCGTCGGCAATGCCACCCTGGGCCGGACCACGCGGGTCACCGGGCCCAACGTCAACTTCCTGGCCGGCGGGAATGTTGCATTCTCCGGCCAAAGCACGCTGGTCGCCGAGATCACCTCACAAACGACGCACTCGGCGATCCGCGCGTCGGGCGCCGCGACGCTCGGCGGGGCGCTCCGCGTTGAGTTTGGCGGCGCCGTCACCCCGGCCGTCGGCAACACTTGGAACCTAGTCGACGCAGGGAGCGTGCAGGGGGGCTTCGCGACGATCGACCTGTCGTCCGCGCCCACTCCCACGGGTGGGGGCGGCTACAAGGTGCGGACCGTTAGCGGTGGACTCGGCTCAATCGTGCAATTGTCGGTGGCCCAACTGCTGACGCTCCGCGTCAATCTAGACCAGAACCGGGTCTTGCTTGAGAACCAAGGGGCGACGCCGGTGTCGATCGACGGCTACTCGATCCTCTCGTCGCTCGGCGCCCTCAACAACTCCCAAGCCGTGTGGAACAGCCTAGCGGACCAGCCGGTGGCCGGCTGGGAAGAGACCGCCACTTCGAGCAACGCAATCAGTGAACTAAGGCGCTCCGGAGCCACCAGCATCAACGGCAGTTTCTCGAAAGACCTGGGAACCATCTTTGCTCCGGTTTACCCCGCGTTTGGCGTAGACCCGCGCGACCTAGTTCTTGAGTACCGGGAGGCGGACGGTTCGATCACGAGGGGGAATGTGGTGTACGAGGGGACCGGCGTTGTCAACAACATCCGTCTTACCGTCGACCCAACGACGGGGGACGCGCAGCTCAAGAACGACTCGCCGTTCCAAGTCACCATTGACGGCTTTTCGGTGATTTCCGCGTCGGGCTCTTTGCAGCCGGCCGATTTCGACATCGTCAGCGGCTGGGAGAACGCCACGCCAACACCCACGGCGCTGTCTCAGTTGCTCCGCTCCGGATCAGTCACGCTCAATCAGAACGCGGCCTTCAACCTTGGGGACATTTACAACAACGTCAGCGGCACACGCGACCTGCAGATCGAGTTCAACACTCCCGGCGGCCCACTTGTGGGCGTCGTCACCTACGGGCCGATCATCGCCACGCCAAACCTGGATGGTGACTTTAACGGCGACGGTTCCGTGAACGCGGCCGACTACACCGTGTGGCGCGACGGCCTCGGGACAACGTACACCCAGGCCGACTACAACCTCTGGAAAAACAACTTCGGCGCCGGCACGGCGGTCGCCGCGATCACCGCGGCGACCGTGCCTGAGCCTGCCTCGGGGGCGATCCTAATGCTTGCCGCTGTCGGCTTGATGCTGAGTCGCGTGCGGGCAGCGGCACGCCCGGAGTGTTGCGCTGTTCCGTCCGCTGCCCCATTAAGAGGTTCTTTCCGATGA
- a CDS encoding sigma-70 family RNA polymerase sigma factor has product MKHQSEVEEFVVLIGEHYASLHGYIASLVYNTSDVDDVLQETCVTLWRKREEFDRSKDFYRWACGFAYIEVLRCRQRTARSRLWFDEETTHALADELNAQPLWASLRSEALSRCLSVLPARDREIIEARYTHERSVPEIGDALGRPASTIYKKLIRIREQLAACIRASLAQEGHADV; this is encoded by the coding sequence TTGAAGCATCAATCCGAGGTCGAGGAGTTCGTCGTGCTCATCGGCGAGCACTACGCCTCGCTGCACGGATACATCGCGTCGCTCGTGTACAACACGTCGGACGTTGACGACGTGCTGCAAGAAACCTGCGTAACTTTGTGGCGGAAGCGGGAGGAGTTCGACAGGAGCAAGGACTTCTATCGCTGGGCATGTGGGTTCGCGTATATCGAAGTGCTGCGTTGCCGCCAGCGGACCGCGAGGAGCCGGCTATGGTTCGATGAAGAGACGACCCACGCGCTGGCGGACGAGCTCAACGCCCAACCGCTGTGGGCCAGCCTGAGGAGCGAGGCCCTATCGCGTTGCCTTTCCGTGCTGCCCGCCCGGGATAGGGAGATCATCGAGGCCCGCTACACCCACGAGCGGAGCGTTCCGGAGATCGGCGACGCTCTAGGCCGCCCCGCCAGCACTATCTACAAGAAGCTGATCCGAATCCGCGAACAACTCGCGGCTTGCATCCGAGCGAGCTTGGCACAGGAGGGTCACGCCGATGTCTGA
- a CDS encoding FecR domain-containing protein: MSDNPLPNTSPISIGEVRRLAAALCDDTISPDDFLALQHAIKQSPESRAAYLEIRRVHAGLLWRSRRSRRVDDVDVTTAAPHRVGASKPAGGFERPSPPPRVYWAHSVGVAIGALACALLLAFGVSHWRSARDTPGVAAESVAKIVNGSEGCRLFIGGVSAELHQPIELRPDEEVCLLSGSIYVRFSSGVQSAVLAPAVFTPRSPLSVDMAEGRLTADVGELGHGFTVDTLEVQVVDLGTVFGVSASSDRGTEVVVFDGEVDIKPPKRRDGPPVPFTAKRVHTGEGVEIDRFSGVAPLASFVSADYVLPDEHFTQQIKRSGRVIASVSDNLIRDEEASYFYEIVASGMCEDAVAYADRGYHQWNGVDAAGMPQYLRGADFVRGFSNLKGMSSFEMYVSVKQPCTLYVLFDDRVPTPAWLAEGFVNTGDKIGLDEGPHVDERNRVLRRKFPGLGPGKSIDQTFTIWKKDVTSPGVVTCGANAANGGYKQMYGVAAAPLPESGA, from the coding sequence ATGTCTGACAACCCGCTTCCCAACACCTCGCCAATATCGATTGGCGAGGTGCGACGGCTCGCTGCCGCGTTGTGCGACGACACGATCAGTCCGGACGATTTCCTCGCATTGCAGCATGCGATCAAACAGTCGCCGGAGTCTCGGGCCGCCTACCTAGAGATACGTCGGGTGCATGCCGGGTTATTGTGGAGGTCCCGCCGCAGCCGCAGAGTCGATGACGTCGATGTCACTACGGCGGCGCCGCATCGCGTCGGCGCGAGCAAGCCCGCCGGTGGGTTTGAGCGGCCCAGTCCGCCGCCCCGGGTCTACTGGGCGCACAGCGTCGGCGTCGCGATCGGGGCCCTCGCCTGCGCATTGCTGCTTGCGTTTGGCGTAAGTCATTGGCGTTCGGCCAGGGATACCCCAGGAGTCGCTGCAGAGTCGGTCGCCAAGATCGTGAACGGATCGGAGGGCTGCCGCCTGTTTATCGGCGGCGTCAGCGCCGAGCTGCATCAGCCCATCGAGTTGCGGCCCGACGAGGAAGTGTGCCTGCTCTCCGGATCGATCTACGTGCGGTTCAGCAGCGGGGTGCAGTCGGCGGTGCTGGCGCCGGCGGTTTTTACCCCGCGTTCGCCACTGTCGGTCGATATGGCCGAGGGCCGGTTGACCGCCGATGTTGGCGAGCTCGGCCACGGCTTCACCGTCGACACCCTTGAGGTGCAGGTAGTCGACCTAGGCACGGTGTTCGGGGTTTCTGCGTCGTCCGACAGGGGGACCGAGGTGGTGGTGTTTGACGGCGAGGTAGACATCAAGCCGCCCAAGCGTCGTGACGGCCCTCCCGTCCCCTTCACGGCCAAACGCGTCCACACAGGCGAAGGGGTCGAGATCGACCGCTTCAGCGGCGTCGCTCCGTTGGCGTCGTTCGTGAGCGCCGACTACGTGCTGCCCGACGAGCACTTTACCCAGCAGATCAAGAGATCGGGGCGGGTCATCGCGTCAGTGTCCGACAACCTGATCCGCGACGAGGAGGCTTCGTACTTCTACGAGATCGTCGCCAGCGGAATGTGCGAAGACGCGGTCGCCTACGCCGACCGCGGCTACCATCAGTGGAACGGCGTCGACGCGGCAGGCATGCCCCAGTACCTCCGCGGGGCCGATTTTGTGCGGGGTTTCAGCAATCTCAAGGGCATGTCCTCGTTCGAGATGTACGTCTCGGTCAAGCAGCCCTGCACGCTCTATGTGCTCTTTGATGACCGCGTGCCGACACCCGCATGGCTGGCAGAAGGTTTTGTCAACACGGGAGACAAGATCGGGCTCGACGAGGGGCCGCACGTCGACGAACGCAACCGGGTGTTGCGACGAAAGTTCCCAGGGCTAGGCCCGGGAAAGAGCATCGATCAGACCTTTACCATCTGGAAGAAAGATGTCACCAGCCCCGGCGTCGTGACTTGCGGGGCCAACGCCGCGAATGGGGGTTACAAGCAGATGTACGGGGTGGCCGCCGCCCCTCTCCCCGAGAGCGGCGCTTGA
- a CDS encoding sulfatase, translated as MFAEKSRFKSCAALTAFLLAVALGTSPARARPNVLFIAVDDLNDWVGFLDGHPQVKTPNMDRLARRGVVFLSAHCAAPLCCPSRAAVFSGQQPFHTGVYDNQQQIRKLRPKLTLLPEYFHAHGYRTLGAGKLMHREFRDLYDAAFFTEQRWSPYHSKEPLSAPLSSRLPLRPLNGMPNDRERLQPGRFSSFDWGAVDVHDEAMGDGKIANWSAEQLRDGAATKTPFFLATGFYRPHIPLYAPRKYFDMYPAAQTTVPQVPSNDLDDLGTEAVSLAHSIDTAGLHQSVLRHGQWKQAVAAYLACISFVDAQIGELLDALDESPHAENTLVVLWSDHGWHLGEKEHWGKTTGWERSTRVPLVIVPPKRDAGLYATGGRCEETVGLIDLYPTLIQMCGLDPKPGLDGVSLVPQLLRPETRTNRVVITTVNKGVYSARDLRWRLIRYSDGSCELYDHQSDTQEWNNLADNERYTAVKQRLMRSLPSLSEGAP; from the coding sequence ATGTTTGCTGAGAAAAGTCGATTCAAGTCGTGCGCCGCGTTGACGGCCTTCCTGTTGGCTGTCGCCCTGGGAACGTCGCCCGCTCGGGCTCGTCCGAACGTGCTCTTTATTGCTGTTGACGACCTGAACGACTGGGTGGGCTTCCTCGATGGCCACCCGCAGGTCAAGACTCCCAATATGGACCGATTGGCGCGGCGGGGCGTCGTGTTCTTGAGCGCACACTGCGCAGCGCCGTTGTGCTGCCCCTCCAGAGCGGCGGTGTTCAGCGGCCAACAGCCCTTTCATACGGGCGTGTACGACAACCAGCAACAGATCCGCAAGCTCAGGCCCAAACTGACGCTGCTACCGGAGTACTTTCACGCCCACGGCTATCGAACGTTGGGCGCCGGAAAACTGATGCACCGCGAGTTCCGAGACTTGTACGACGCCGCGTTCTTCACCGAGCAGCGGTGGAGCCCCTACCACAGCAAGGAACCGCTTTCGGCGCCCCTGTCGTCACGATTGCCGCTGCGACCGCTCAACGGCATGCCCAACGACCGAGAGCGGCTGCAGCCGGGCCGGTTCAGTTCGTTCGATTGGGGCGCCGTCGACGTCCACGACGAAGCAATGGGCGACGGCAAGATCGCGAACTGGTCTGCGGAGCAACTACGCGACGGAGCCGCCACGAAGACCCCGTTCTTCCTGGCGACCGGCTTCTATCGACCACACATTCCGCTGTATGCGCCGCGCAAGTACTTCGACATGTACCCCGCAGCCCAAACGACGGTCCCGCAAGTCCCCTCCAACGACCTGGACGACTTAGGAACGGAGGCCGTCTCGCTAGCCCACTCCATCGACACCGCGGGGCTGCACCAGAGCGTGCTGCGGCACGGCCAGTGGAAGCAGGCCGTGGCTGCCTACCTGGCATGCATCTCCTTCGTCGACGCGCAGATCGGCGAATTGCTCGACGCGCTCGACGAAAGCCCGCACGCGGAGAACACGCTCGTAGTTCTGTGGAGCGACCACGGCTGGCACCTGGGCGAAAAAGAGCATTGGGGGAAAACCACGGGGTGGGAACGCTCCACTCGAGTGCCGCTGGTGATCGTGCCCCCTAAGAGAGACGCCGGCTTGTACGCCACCGGCGGGCGGTGCGAAGAGACGGTGGGGTTGATCGATTTGTACCCGACTCTAATCCAGATGTGCGGCTTGGACCCCAAGCCGGGGCTCGATGGAGTTTCGCTCGTCCCTCAGCTACTCCGGCCCGAAACCCGGACCAACCGGGTCGTAATCACAACGGTCAACAAGGGAGTCTACTCGGCCCGCGACCTCCGCTGGCGGCTGATTCGCTACTCCGATGGCTCCTGTGAACTGTACGATCACCAGAGCGATACCCAGGAATGGAACAACTTGGCGGACAACGAGCGCTACACCGCGGTCAAGCAGAGGCTGATGCGCTCGCTGCCAAGCCTCTCCGAGGGGGCGCCGTGA